The stretch of DNA CTGCCGAATCAGGGAACGCAGCGTCCCGCGCTTGACCGGGTCATGGTTCGGCACGGAGAGTGTCTGGCGGCGGGTAGCGCTGTACAGAATCAAGTGGCTGCCGGTCTGGCGCTCGAATCCAAAGCCGATTCTCGCGAATGCCCGCACCACCTCTCGCGCCGGCAGCGCCGGCAGCCGGCTCATCAGCCCGCTACCTCGACCGTCGCCAAAATGGCGTCGGCGGGCGGAGGCAGAGGTTGGCCTTTGTCGCGCAGCACGG from Armatimonadota bacterium encodes:
- a CDS encoding type II toxin-antitoxin system HicA family toxin, with translation MSRLPALPAREVVRAFARIGFGFERQTGSHLILYSATRRQTLSVPNHDPVKRGTLRSLIRQAGTTPEAFLDLLR